Genomic segment of Bacteroidota bacterium:
GTGTGGAAACATTCACATCATAACTCATGCGGTAAGTGAAAGGACCATTCTTCAATCCGACTTCAAATATTGCTGCATCAAAATCATGAAGATCATGCGGGCCTACATAGCGGAAAGTGGGGCCGAAGATGAGATAGGAATCTGAATTCGGCAGAAATAAATTCGCCATCAAACCAAAAACCATTTCATAATCATTCGCCTGGTGCATGTAAAGGAACCTCGGTTGCAATTGGATCTTCTCATTGATACCGATGCGCGTTCCTGCATGAATGATGTAATGGATAGGCAATTTATTGGTCACACCATAAAATGATTCATTCGGTTGATTGAGATGAAATGCAGAAAAACCGATGAATGGATTTAAACGCGATCCTTCTTTTGCATAATAGTAAAGTGCGCCTGCCGTAACATCAAGCATATATTTTCTTTCCACACCACTGAAATTTTCTCCGCTTGGAATTGAAGTGTCAAAAGTTCCGTCGTCTGCAAGTGTGTACTGGCTTCCCCAATAGAGACGATTGAAGTCAACACTTTTCTGAATGACACCCGCTTCCATTCCGAATGCAACGTGGTGATAATTATTTTTGTCACACTGCAAATCATAAGCGCCCGACAAATTCAACTGAAGCACATTGAAATTTCCGTAGCCCGCGCGATTATTCATGATCTGTGCTCCAACTCCGAATCGATTAACGGGCATGTCCCATGCAATGGCAGCAGTCTGAAAAGGTTTAGTTGAAACAGCAGACCATTGATTACGATAATTCGCATGAATGCGATAGTATCCGTCGAACATTCCGGTCATCGCAGGATTCAGGTAAATCTTCGCCGCATCATAATGAGTGAGATGAAGATCCTGCGCAGAAAAACTCAGCGGGAAGGAAAACACCACAATATGAAAAATAATTTTTCGCATTTTATTTCAACTTGAAATTCATTTAACGCAACAGCGTTACATCGCCACTCAATTCATGTGGAACTCCATCTGGTGTTACGGCATGAACTGTGTAAACATAA
This window contains:
- a CDS encoding PorP/SprF family type IX secretion system membrane protein gives rise to the protein MRKIIFHIVVFSFPLSFSAQDLHLTHYDAAKIYLNPAMTGMFDGYYRIHANYRNQWSAVSTKPFQTAAIAWDMPVNRFGVGAQIMNNRAGYGNFNVLQLNLSGAYDLQCDKNNYHHVAFGMEAGVIQKSVDFNRLYWGSQYTLADDGTFDTSIPSGENFSGVERKYMLDVTAGALYYYAKEGSRLNPFIGFSAFHLNQPNESFYGVTNKLPIHYIIHAGTRIGINEKIQLQPRFLYMHQANDYEMVFGLMANLFLPNSDSYLIFGPTFRYVGPHDLHDFDAAIFEVGLKNGPFTYRMSYDVNVSTLQPSTNSRGGIEFSVIYIAKRKTPVVAPNCPRL